In the genome of Campylobacter sp. MG1, one region contains:
- a CDS encoding metal ABC transporter solute-binding protein, Zn/Mn family — protein MKKILFLSIVTSYALATNVGVSILPQEMIVKKLLPDAKVTVLMPAGADPHTYEPKPAQMIELSKAKVFLGIGVEVEDVWLKRLAENTNIKIAHTNEGIKKNKYSQIELDEHHHHNHNDDVYNGKFDDKDVKNRDLSDWYGDWKSIYPYALDGSLDDFFELKANASENKTKDYYKNYYLDGYKTDVEKIIINKDGMEFIKNGISKKSQYKYVGYKILTYESGKKGVRYLFEATQNNGTPKFVQFSDHNIAPTKDLEHFHIFFGDESQEKLLEEMINWPTYYPKNMNIDEIKEDLIHHIEHKKDDKHNHHDHHENHHEHNHDKDDGHEGHHHDHSGLDVHIWTDPILLKQIAQNSANALKEAMPENTKEIDINLEKFQKELDELNLKLYDLTKDLKTKGFVSAHPSWGYFANRYNLSEYTVEFEGKEIKANKLAKIVEAAKDKKICLVLKAPQFSDKLINVIHKESGLKIVQIDPLAPNFLEELIKFAKILKDNCSN, from the coding sequence ATGAAAAAAATATTATTTTTAAGCATTGTTACGAGCTATGCTTTAGCAACTAATGTAGGAGTTAGTATATTACCACAAGAAATGATAGTAAAAAAATTACTACCAGATGCAAAAGTTACAGTACTTATGCCAGCAGGAGCTGACCCTCATACATATGAACCAAAACCAGCACAAATGATAGAACTTAGCAAAGCTAAAGTTTTTTTAGGAATAGGTGTTGAAGTTGAAGATGTTTGGCTTAAAAGACTTGCTGAAAATACAAATATAAAAATAGCTCATACAAACGAAGGTATCAAAAAAAATAAATATTCTCAAATAGAATTAGATGAACACCATCATCACAATCATAACGATGATGTTTATAATGGAAAATTTGATGATAAAGATGTAAAAAATAGAGATTTAAGCGATTGGTATGGTGATTGGAAATCAATTTATCCTTATGCACTTGATGGCTCACTAGATGATTTTTTTGAATTAAAAGCTAATGCAAGTGAAAATAAAACTAAAGATTATTATAAAAATTACTATTTAGATGGCTATAAAACCGATGTAGAAAAAATAATCATCAATAAAGATGGAATGGAATTTATAAAAAATGGAATTAGCAAAAAATCACAATACAAATATGTAGGATATAAAATTTTAACCTACGAATCAGGTAAAAAAGGTGTAAGATATTTATTTGAAGCTACACAAAATAATGGTACTCCTAAATTTGTTCAATTTAGCGACCATAATATAGCACCAACTAAAGATTTAGAACATTTTCATATATTCTTTGGAGATGAAAGCCAAGAAAAATTATTAGAAGAAATGATAAATTGGCCTACATACTATCCTAAAAATATGAATATTGATGAGATAAAAGAAGATTTAATTCATCATATAGAACATAAAAAAGATGACAAACATAATCATCACGATCATCATGAAAATCATCATGAACATAATCACGATAAAGACGATGGACACGAGGGTCATCATCACGACCACTCAGGCTTAGATGTACATATTTGGACTGACCCTATTTTATTAAAACAAATAGCACAAAATTCAGCTAATGCTCTAAAAGAAGCAATGCCTGAAAACACAAAAGAAATAGATATAAATTTAGAAAAATTTCAAAAAGAACTTGATGAGTTAAATTTAAAACTTTATGATTTAACAAAAGATTTAAAAACGAAAGGTTTTGTGAGTGCGCATCCTTCATGGGGGTATTTTGCTAATAGATATAATTTATCAGAATATACCGTAGAATTTGAAGGTAAGGAGATAAAAGCAAACAAATTAGCAAAAATAGTGGAGGCTGCGAAAGATAAAAAGATTTGTCTTGTTTTAAAAGCTCCACAATTTAGTGATAAACTAATAAATGTAATTCACAAAGAAAGTGGTTTAAAAATAGTACAAATAGACCCGCTTGCACCTAATTTTCTAGAGGAGCTTATAAAATTTGCTAAAATTCTTAAAGATAATTGTTCTAATTAA
- a CDS encoding cytochrome-c peroxidase: MRKIILLFFCIYLFAANIYKPLKEIPYDEDLALIGKRMFFDINLNSSKVSCNTCHDLNLTGSGSNNSGINTDNLLNPPTVLNIAYSNLFFKDASVNNLYEQVEQTLLRDMHLDKNDLDNILQNNVTYNVLFEKVGLKANTNSAILALVEFEKALVTLDSPFDLFLKGDSLAISERAKNGLKLFNKYGCLACHNGDNFGTNMISSVNNDFFQHCEFSDSEMVKIPTLRNITLTAPYSYNGGYHYLEDIIRAKTACQLGIIMPDKDVDDIIEFLKTLEGKRPRILDKQ; the protein is encoded by the coding sequence ATGAGAAAAATTATATTATTGTTTTTTTGCATTTATTTATTTGCAGCAAATATTTATAAACCACTTAAAGAAATTCCATATGATGAAGATTTAGCATTAATTGGTAAAAGGATGTTTTTTGATATAAATTTAAATTCTTCAAAAGTATCTTGCAATACTTGTCATGACTTAAATTTAACTGGTTCAGGTTCTAATAATTCAGGTATAAACACTGATAATTTATTAAACCCACCGACTGTTTTAAATATTGCATATTCTAATTTATTTTTTAAAGATGCAAGTGTTAATAACTTATACGAACAAGTAGAACAAACTTTATTAAGGGATATGCACTTAGATAAAAATGACCTTGATAATATATTACAAAATAATGTCACATATAATGTTTTATTTGAAAAAGTCGGCTTAAAGGCAAATACAAATAGTGCTATTTTAGCTCTTGTTGAATTTGAAAAAGCATTAGTAACACTAGATTCACCATTTGATCTTTTTTTAAAAGGAGATTCTTTGGCTATTAGTGAGAGAGCTAAAAATGGTTTAAAATTATTTAATAAATATGGTTGTTTAGCATGTCATAACGGTGATAATTTTGGGACTAATATGATATCTAGTGTTAATAATGATTTTTTTCAGCACTGTGAATTTAGTGATAGTGAAATGGTAAAAATACCTACATTAAGAAACATAACATTAACAGCACCATATTCTTATAATGGTGGTTATCATTATTTAGAGGATATTATAAGAGCAAAAACTGCTTGTCAATTAGGAATTATTATGCCTGATAAAGATGTGGATGATATAATAGAGTTTTTAAAAACACTAGAAGGAAAAAGACCTAGGATTTTGGATAAACAATGA
- a CDS encoding Fur family transcriptional regulator, which produces MNSLKLLKEHDISITEFRILLLDELLKAKEPMCFDEFKTKANKTTFYRTMEQFLQKKIVHKVELDGKGYYQINKGNNALFICDICHHTQDLPLPKIDKVEVNSVLVKGVCKDCKGSE; this is translated from the coding sequence ATGAATTCATTAAAATTATTAAAAGAACATGATATTAGTATTACAGAATTTAGAATTTTATTGTTAGATGAGCTTTTGAAAGCTAAAGAACCTATGTGTTTTGATGAATTTAAAACAAAAGCTAATAAAACTACATTTTATAGAACTATGGAACAATTTTTGCAAAAAAAAATAGTACATAAAGTAGAACTTGATGGTAAAGGGTATTATCAAATAAATAAAGGCAATAATGCTTTATTTATTTGTGATATTTGTCATCATACTCAGGATTTGCCACTTCCAAAAATTGATAAGGTAGAAGTAAATTCTGTGCTTGTAAAAGGAGTTTGTAAAGATTGTAAAGGTAGTGAATGA